Within Micromonospora narathiwatensis, the genomic segment GGGGCACGGTCAGCGCCGCCTACGACCAACTGGTCGCCGAGGGCTGGCTGGTGGCCCGGGTCGGTGCCGGCACCGAGGTCAGCCCGCTGCGCCGGGCCACGCCGGCACCGGCCCCACCGCCGCCCGGGGCGCCGCCCTTCCGGTACGACCTGCGCCCCGGCAGCCCCGACGTCGGACTGTTCCCGGTCTCGGCCTGGCTGCGGGCCACCCGGCGGGCACTCGCGGTCGCCCCCACCGAGGCGTACGGCTACGGCGACCCGCGCGGCCGACCGGAGCTGCGCCTCGCGCTCGCCGGCTACCTGGGCCGGGCCCGTGGCGTGCTCGCCGATCCGGAGCGGATCGTGGTCACCACCGGGTACGTCCAGGCGCTGGTGCTGCTCACCACCGTGCTCCGCGACGCCGGCACGCCGACCGTGGCAATGGAGGATCCGGGGCTCGCCTTCCACCGGGAGGTGGTCCGCCGGCACGGCGGGAGCGTGCTGCCGCTGCCGGTGGACGACCGGGGTGCCCGCACCGACCTGCTCGGGACCGGGCGCCTCGCCCGGGTGGGCGCCGCCGTGGTGACCCCGGCGCACCAGTTTCCGACCGGGGTGACGCTGCACCCGGCCCGCCGGCACGCGCTGACCGACTGGGCCCGGCGTACCGGCGGCCTGGTCGTCGAGGACGACTACGACGGCGAGTTCCGGTACGACCGGCAGCCGGTCGGCGCCGTCCAGGGCACCGCCCCCGAGCAGGTCGCGTACGTCGGCACGGCGGCGAAGACGCTGGGCCCCGCGCTGCGCCTGGCCTGGCTGGTGCTGCCCGCCCGGCTGGTGGATCCGGTGGTGGACGCCAAACGTCACCTCGACCTGCACACCGAGACGATCGGCCAGCTCGCCCTCGCCGATCTGATCGCCACGCACGGCTACGACCGGCAGGTCCGTACCGTCCGGCGGCGCTACCGGCAGCGGCGGGACCTGCTGCTGGACCGGCTGGGCGGGCGCCGCGCCCTCAGCGGGATCTCGGCGGGGCTGCACGCCACCGTCCACCTCCCGCCGGACGGCCCGCCCGAGGCGGAGGTACTGGCGGCGGCAGCCGCGCGCGGGCTCGCCGTCGGCGGGCTGGACGGGCACCGGCACCACCCGGCGGGCCGGCCACCCGGCCTGGTGGTCGGGTACGCCCGCCCGCCTTCGCACGCGTACCCGGCGGCGGTGGACCTGCTGGCCCGGGTGCTCGCCGACCTGGGCGCCTGACCCCGGCCGGGGTCCGGCCCTGCCGCGTCCGCCCCGGCCGCGCCCGACGGTCAGGCGCGGCCCAACACGGGTCCGCGCACGCTCTGGACCTGATGTCGTGAACGAATCAGCGAACCGGCCCGTCCGTCGGTTGCCGATTCGCCGATTCGTCTACGACATCACCTCGAAAGGGCGCGAAAGGTGGTACCGGAAGCGCGGGCGGAACGGTCGTGCCGCCGGCCCCCGAGGCCGCTTCCACCGATGCCGCCACCGGCCTGCCGACCCGGGCCCCGCCGGCGGGTCGACCGGGCCGGGCGCAGTGCGACCAGCAGGGCTGCGGTGACCAGGGCGGCTCCCACCGCGAACGCCGTTCGGTAGCCGCCGGCCGAGCAGGTCGCCGAGGCGCCCGGCGAGCAGCAACAGGCCGCCGAAGGCCACCGGGTACGCGTTCACCACCCAGGCCAGGCCCGCGGCGGAGAAGCCGGGGTCGGCCTGGACGGCCGGCTGCGCAACGGCGACGATGCTGCCGTCCAGGATGATCATCAGGCTGCCGGCGCAGAGCACCAGCAGTGCGGGCCAGCGGTTGGCCCCGCCATCGGAACGCCTCCTTGGTGCACGGTTTGTTACCGAGGTCATGGTCTGTGACCATCAGGCGGAGCGGAAGGAGGCACTTTCGTGTCCCAGGGGAACAGCTGTGTGACCGTGACCGCCCACCAGGCCCGGGCCTGCACGGTGCGGGAGGCGCTGGACCGGGTCGGCGGCAAGTGGAGCATCGGCATCCTGATCGCGGCCTCGCGGGGACCGATCCGCTTCACCGAACTGGAGCGGCAGGTGGAGGGGATCAGCCGGCGGATGCTCACCCTGACCCTGCGCAACCTGGAGCGGGACGGCCTGCTGCACCGGCACGTGTACCCGACCGTCCCGCCGAAGGTGGAGTACACCGCCACCCCGATGGCGCTGGAGCTGTACGAGTCACTGGTGGCCCTGACCGAGTGGGCGGAGCGGCACCGGGCGGCGATCAGCGGGGCGCGGGCGGCGTACGACCGGGAGCACGGGACGCCGGTCGCGTGAGCGGTGTGGCGAAGACCACCCGACCAGTCTGACCGATCGGTCAGGTGCTGACCGATCGGTCAGGCATGCTGGAGGGCATG encodes:
- the pdxR gene encoding MocR-like pyridoxine biosynthesis transcription factor PdxR translates to MDWADFGVDLHLELDASGGRRAGLERALRDAIRDGRLPPSTRLPATRTLATELGLSRGTVSAAYDQLVAEGWLVARVGAGTEVSPLRRATPAPAPPPPGAPPFRYDLRPGSPDVGLFPVSAWLRATRRALAVAPTEAYGYGDPRGRPELRLALAGYLGRARGVLADPERIVVTTGYVQALVLLTTVLRDAGTPTVAMEDPGLAFHREVVRRHGGSVLPLPVDDRGARTDLLGTGRLARVGAAVVTPAHQFPTGVTLHPARRHALTDWARRTGGLVVEDDYDGEFRYDRQPVGAVQGTAPEQVAYVGTAAKTLGPALRLAWLVLPARLVDPVVDAKRHLDLHTETIGQLALADLIATHGYDRQVRTVRRRYRQRRDLLLDRLGGRRALSGISAGLHATVHLPPDGPPEAEVLAAAAARGLAVGGLDGHRHHPAGRPPGLVVGYARPPSHAYPAAVDLLARVLADLGA
- a CDS encoding winged helix-turn-helix transcriptional regulator; amino-acid sequence: MSQGNSCVTVTAHQARACTVREALDRVGGKWSIGILIAASRGPIRFTELERQVEGISRRMLTLTLRNLERDGLLHRHVYPTVPPKVEYTATPMALELYESLVALTEWAERHRAAISGARAAYDREHGTPVA